The following are encoded together in the uncultured Draconibacterium sp. genome:
- a CDS encoding CoA pyrophosphatase — MNDFLQTVKTLLKCELPGASSHTKMLPPGRVLKVKPTQEDRSKKSSVLLLLFMEENTLKVCLIKRPAFMKHHAGQIALPGGRMEPGETCIETALRETFEEIGIKSESIEILGKLSDFYVEVSNFQVQPVVGWLSTKPKFNLNLQEVQKVIAFPIKEFKPPYQTIELKTLTGELEVPCVKYEGEIIWGATAMILSEFYDLTQHKIERIIAPDN, encoded by the coding sequence ATGAATGATTTTCTTCAAACAGTTAAGACTTTACTCAAATGCGAATTGCCGGGAGCAAGTTCGCACACAAAAATGTTACCCCCGGGTAGAGTACTAAAAGTAAAACCAACGCAAGAAGATCGAAGTAAAAAAAGCAGTGTTTTATTACTTCTTTTTATGGAAGAAAACACGTTAAAAGTATGTTTGATAAAACGACCTGCATTTATGAAACATCATGCAGGGCAAATTGCACTTCCGGGAGGAAGAATGGAGCCGGGTGAAACTTGTATTGAAACAGCACTGCGGGAAACATTTGAAGAAATTGGAATCAAATCGGAATCGATAGAAATTTTGGGTAAACTTTCCGACTTTTATGTTGAAGTAAGTAATTTCCAGGTTCAACCTGTTGTGGGCTGGCTTTCAACAAAACCTAAATTCAATTTAAATTTACAGGAAGTGCAAAAGGTTATCGCCTTTCCAATAAAAGAATTTAAACCTCCATACCAAACAATTGAATTGAAAACACTTACGGGAGAGTTAGAAGTTCCTTGTGTGAAATACGAAGGAGAAATAATTTGGGGAGCAACTGCCATGATTTTGTCGGAATTTTACGATCTCACCCAGCATAAAATTGAGCGGATCATTGCTCCGGACAATTGA
- a CDS encoding putative porin has translation MYKAYFSFITFLLIVLFPLFTLAQRDADLEMGGEMNVDGKKDHAHEKEIESKIGLWDIKEYGAFQDSTKLDTLHDYTHIFHPVYKNTITATYVGNYGTPAIDNNFFNRIYTTSYFFAQSREAYLLTPGKIDFYNTTTPYTRLDYSQSENKSKNNETRFNVIHSQNITPFWNFTFRTNQEKSDGQYTSQESKNNFVALYTSYNRDYLNIYGGIISNTIKNGENGGLKQDSSIYNGQDAEFWNMRLDESDSKFGATSYFFNGEYRFGKFVDVTDSTEIFLPRLGVLYSMQYDRNKQEFNEEEDEENDFWANTYYSDDYTKDSIRFNRLTNVVQVKQYESAAKKYSFGKRAFLGHELNRGIMPGRHFSDSTHIGTEIKYGNLFVGGGIFRETGKFWKWNFDGKFYLTGRNSGQVELNGDISKPLKFWGDSTASINFTGNIENRVADYFQENFKSNHFKWENVFDMEQRMTVGGSFRMPQRKFEIGANYSIINNYIYNDTLGIPNQTGNEILVLSAYIDKDFNFRRFHFRPRVLWQKASNEEYIHLPELSAFISTYYQFTISKVMFTQVGADVRYNTKYYADAYEPATGLFYLQNNEKYGDFPYIDIYANLRLKRTRVFFKWMNIGTNFLDGVYMTTPHYPMNRATFRLGVSWAFYD, from the coding sequence ATGTATAAAGCATATTTTAGTTTTATTACATTCCTGTTAATTGTACTATTTCCCTTGTTTACATTGGCACAGCGTGATGCTGATTTAGAAATGGGAGGTGAAATGAATGTGGATGGTAAAAAGGATCATGCCCATGAGAAAGAAATTGAATCAAAAATAGGGCTGTGGGACATAAAAGAATACGGTGCTTTTCAGGATTCAACAAAGTTGGATACCTTACACGACTACACCCATATATTTCACCCGGTTTATAAAAATACAATTACAGCTACATATGTAGGTAATTATGGTACACCGGCTATCGACAATAATTTTTTTAACCGGATATATACCACAAGTTATTTTTTCGCACAATCAAGAGAAGCTTATTTATTAACGCCAGGTAAAATCGATTTTTATAACACTACTACTCCATATACACGTTTGGATTACAGCCAAAGTGAAAATAAGTCGAAGAATAACGAAACAAGATTTAATGTTATTCATTCTCAAAATATAACTCCTTTCTGGAATTTTACTTTTAGAACCAATCAGGAAAAATCGGATGGGCAATATACATCGCAAGAATCGAAAAATAATTTTGTAGCCTTGTATACAAGTTACAATAGAGATTATTTGAACATCTACGGAGGAATTATTTCGAACACCATAAAAAATGGTGAAAATGGAGGGCTAAAACAAGATTCGTCTATTTATAACGGGCAGGACGCCGAATTCTGGAATATGAGATTAGACGAGTCTGACTCTAAATTTGGAGCTACGTCTTACTTCTTTAACGGAGAATATAGGTTTGGTAAATTTGTTGATGTAACCGACTCTACAGAAATCTTTCTTCCGCGGCTTGGTGTATTGTATTCGATGCAATACGATAGAAACAAGCAGGAATTTAATGAGGAAGAGGATGAAGAAAATGATTTCTGGGCCAACACTTATTATAGCGATGATTATACCAAAGACTCTATTCGCTTTAATCGATTAACTAATGTTGTTCAGGTAAAACAATACGAAAGTGCAGCCAAAAAGTACAGCTTTGGTAAACGCGCATTTTTAGGCCACGAGTTAAACCGAGGAATAATGCCGGGCAGGCATTTTAGCGATTCAACACATATTGGAACTGAAATTAAATATGGGAACCTTTTTGTAGGTGGAGGTATTTTTCGAGAAACGGGAAAATTCTGGAAATGGAATTTCGATGGTAAATTCTATTTAACCGGACGTAATTCGGGACAGGTTGAATTGAATGGAGATATTTCCAAGCCTCTGAAGTTTTGGGGCGACTCAACGGCTTCTATAAATTTTACAGGAAATATTGAGAACCGGGTTGCCGATTATTTTCAGGAGAATTTTAAATCGAACCATTTTAAGTGGGAAAATGTATTCGATATGGAACAACGGATGACGGTTGGAGGAAGTTTCAGGATGCCTCAGCGCAAATTTGAAATTGGCGCTAACTATTCAATCATCAATAATTACATTTATAACGACACTCTGGGAATTCCAAATCAAACCGGAAATGAAATATTAGTGCTGTCGGCCTACATCGACAAGGATTTTAATTTCAGGAGATTTCACTTCAGACCCCGGGTTTTATGGCAGAAAGCTTCTAATGAAGAGTATATTCATTTACCTGAATTATCTGCTTTTATATCGACGTATTATCAATTCACCATATCGAAGGTTATGTTCACTCAGGTTGGGGCCGATGTACGTTACAATACAAAATATTACGCCGATGCATACGAACCTGCAACTGGCCTGTTTTACTTGCAGAACAACGAAAAATACGGTGATTTTCCATACATCGATATTTATGCCAATTTAAGATTGAAACGTACGCGCGTATTTTTTAAATGGATGAATATTGGAACAAACTTTTTGGATGGAGTGTACATGACTACACCTCATTACCCAATGAATCGTGCGACCTTTCGTTTAGGTGTTTCCTGGGCGTTTTACGATTAA